A genomic region of Caldicellulosiruptor acetigenus contains the following coding sequences:
- a CDS encoding SHOCT domain-containing protein yields the protein MMRHFYNDFDGLWGLHMIGGWLVGILFLIVLVVIIIYAINKFSQLYMQTKRNGLQSSSPEDEALKILNMRFANGEITEEEYERKKRLIQNKQL from the coding sequence ATGATGAGACATTTTTATAACGACTTTGATGGTCTTTGGGGACTTCATATGATAGGAGGTTGGCTTGTGGGTATTTTATTTTTGATAGTATTAGTTGTTATAATAATTTATGCTATTAACAAATTTAGCCAATTGTATATGCAAACTAAAAGAAATGGTTTGCAATCTTCCTCACCAGAAGACGAAGCGCTTAAGATTTTAAATATGCGATTTGCAAATGGTGAGATAACTGAAGAAGAGTATGAGAGGAAAAAACGATTGATTCAAAATAAACAACTTTAA
- a CDS encoding HPr family phosphocarrier protein, which produces MVEAKVVLKNPTGLHARPASIFVTEAGKFKSDIFIIKDGKEVNAKSILNILAMGAKKGDEIILKVVGEDEDQALKRLVDLLENLNE; this is translated from the coding sequence ATGGTTGAAGCTAAAGTTGTTTTAAAAAATCCAACAGGTCTTCACGCAAGGCCTGCCAGCATATTTGTGACTGAAGCGGGGAAGTTTAAAAGTGATATTTTTATTATAAAAGACGGGAAGGAAGTAAATGCAAAAAGTATTTTAAACATCTTAGCAATGGGCGCTAAAAAAGGTGATGAAATTATTCTCAAAGTTGTAGGCGAAGATGAAGACCAAGCTTTAAAACGTTTAGTGGATTTGTTAGAGAATCTAAATGAGTAA
- a CDS encoding glycosyltransferase: protein MAVFFLFLICWAVGFILFAKISLDQEETTELPDVKVSVIIPARNEEKNLPFLLESLKRQSLKPYEVIVVNDFSDDKTKEIAKSFDVKVIDNPPIPKGWTGKNWALWNGYLHSLGQILIFLDADVRLSEDGIEKLTKALFKSKGAISVIPYHKTEKFYEKLCMIVNILGVFAFTSPYERKSKQKGLYGSCIALFREDYQKIGGHKSICSKVTDDLSLGKRLSSFNINIENYLGIDTVWFRMYPNGIKSQVHGIAKSAALSMQLLQRKTTILIALWVLGLSLSGFLTPFLFFAHHSLFKIFLLAYLLYFVQILYLQRYIGNFGIVMPLFHFVSTAFFLFMVLYSFYQVKFTGSVWWKGRQIEVGGK from the coding sequence ATGGCTGTTTTCTTTTTATTTTTGATATGCTGGGCAGTAGGTTTTATCCTCTTCGCAAAAATCTCCTTAGATCAAGAAGAAACTACTGAACTGCCTGATGTGAAAGTCTCGGTCATTATCCCTGCTCGAAATGAAGAAAAGAACCTTCCCTTCTTGCTCGAGTCGCTCAAAAGACAGTCTTTAAAGCCCTATGAAGTAATAGTTGTAAACGACTTTTCAGATGACAAAACAAAGGAGATTGCAAAAAGCTTTGATGTGAAAGTAATCGATAACCCTCCAATTCCAAAGGGCTGGACAGGAAAAAACTGGGCTTTGTGGAACGGGTATTTGCACTCATTAGGACAGATTCTAATCTTTTTAGATGCTGATGTTCGACTCTCTGAAGATGGCATTGAAAAGCTCACAAAAGCACTTTTTAAATCCAAAGGAGCAATCTCTGTAATTCCATATCATAAAACTGAAAAGTTTTACGAAAAGCTGTGCATGATTGTCAACATACTTGGTGTTTTTGCCTTCACATCACCATATGAGAGAAAAAGCAAACAAAAAGGACTTTATGGTTCATGCATTGCACTTTTCCGAGAAGATTACCAAAAGATAGGTGGTCACAAAAGCATCTGCAGCAAAGTGACAGATGATTTGAGCCTTGGCAAACGCTTGAGTAGCTTCAACATCAATATAGAAAATTATCTTGGTATTGACACAGTCTGGTTCAGAATGTATCCAAATGGTATTAAAAGCCAGGTTCATGGTATTGCAAAAAGTGCAGCGCTTTCAATGCAGCTTCTACAAAGAAAGACCACAATCTTAATTGCTCTGTGGGTTTTAGGACTTTCGTTGTCAGGATTTTTGACACCTTTTTTGTTTTTTGCACACCATTCTCTTTTTAAGATATTTTTGTTAGCATATTTACTTTATTTTGTCCAGATTCTCTACCTTCAAAGATACATAGGAAATTTTGGAATTGTGATGCCTCTTTTTCATTTTGTATCTACAGCTTTTTTCCTGTTCATGGTTTTATACTCATTTTACCAGGTCAAATTTACAGGAAGTGTGTGGTGGAAAGGAAGACAAATAGAAGTAGGGGGTAAATAG
- the ptsP gene encoding phosphoenolpyruvate--protein phosphotransferase: MSKLMGVNSVVIKGIPVSEGIGLGRAVVIKESEHTIKKTKIEDTGAELRRFLDSIEKAKEQIRKIKAATQESLGEKNAMIFDAHLLILDDPEFVSMVKGKIEEGINAEFAIDESARFFENILLSLEDEYMRERANDIKDVALRLIRILNGEEQIDLKNLPDGSILVAHDLTPSQTAQINKQNVRGFVTEKGGKTSHTAIIARTYEIPAVVGVVDIVNSVKDGDFLIVDGYEGFVYVNPEEDLIKEYEKKLVEEKRRKEELKSFLYVESKTQDGKRIKLFANIAHIEEIDAALKNGAEGIGLFRTEFLFMDRSQPPSEDEQFEVYKTVLEKMEDKPVIIRTLDVGGDKNISYLNIDKEENPFLGYRAIRLCLGNKELFKTQLRALLRASIYGKLKIMFPMITCIDEVYQAKWIIQEAKEELKKENISYSQNIEIGIMIETPAAAVISDVLAKEVDFFSIGTNDLIQYTLAIDRTNDKVSYLYNPLHPAILRLIKMTVENAHKRGIEVGVCGEIASNQEFVPVLIGLGVDELSVNPSKILNVKKKILQTRYEGENLGVKELLNWQ; the protein is encoded by the coding sequence ATGAGTAAGTTGATGGGGGTAAATAGTGTGGTGATAAAAGGCATTCCTGTCTCAGAAGGAATTGGATTAGGAAGAGCAGTTGTAATCAAAGAAAGTGAACATACAATCAAAAAGACAAAAATAGAGGATACTGGTGCTGAACTGAGACGCTTTTTGGATAGCATAGAAAAAGCAAAAGAACAGATAAGGAAGATAAAAGCCGCGACTCAGGAAAGTTTGGGCGAAAAAAACGCAATGATTTTTGATGCCCATCTTTTAATCCTTGATGACCCAGAATTTGTAAGTATGGTAAAGGGGAAGATAGAAGAAGGGATAAATGCTGAGTTTGCCATTGATGAATCGGCAAGATTTTTTGAAAATATTCTTTTGAGCTTAGAAGATGAATATATGAGAGAGAGGGCAAATGATATAAAAGATGTAGCTTTAAGACTAATTAGAATTTTGAATGGAGAAGAACAAATAGACCTAAAGAATCTTCCTGATGGCAGTATTTTGGTTGCTCATGACCTTACCCCTTCACAAACAGCCCAAATAAATAAACAAAATGTGCGGGGATTTGTCACAGAGAAAGGTGGCAAAACTTCTCATACAGCAATAATTGCAAGAACATACGAAATTCCTGCAGTTGTTGGTGTAGTGGACATAGTCAATAGTGTAAAAGATGGAGATTTTTTGATTGTGGATGGATATGAGGGGTTTGTCTATGTGAATCCTGAAGAAGATTTAATAAAGGAGTATGAAAAGAAGCTTGTGGAAGAAAAGAGGAGAAAAGAAGAGTTAAAAAGCTTTTTGTATGTTGAGTCCAAGACACAAGATGGGAAAAGGATAAAACTGTTTGCAAATATTGCGCATATAGAAGAGATTGACGCTGCCCTGAAAAATGGAGCAGAAGGAATTGGGCTTTTCAGAACAGAGTTTTTGTTCATGGATAGAAGCCAGCCACCATCAGAAGATGAACAGTTTGAAGTTTATAAAACTGTACTTGAAAAGATGGAAGACAAGCCGGTTATTATAAGAACTTTGGATGTCGGGGGCGACAAGAATATTTCATATTTAAATATAGATAAAGAAGAAAATCCTTTTTTGGGATACAGAGCTATCAGGCTCTGCTTAGGAAATAAAGAGCTTTTTAAAACTCAGCTGAGGGCGCTTTTAAGAGCATCTATTTATGGAAAACTCAAAATAATGTTTCCTATGATAACCTGTATTGATGAAGTGTATCAGGCAAAATGGATTATCCAGGAAGCCAAAGAAGAGCTCAAAAAAGAAAATATTAGCTACTCACAAAACATCGAAATTGGTATAATGATAGAAACTCCTGCTGCAGCAGTTATATCAGATGTTTTGGCTAAAGAAGTTGACTTTTTTAGCATAGGAACAAATGACCTTATCCAGTACACCCTTGCAATTGACAGGACAAATGATAAAGTGTCGTACCTGTACAATCCTTTGCACCCGGCGATTTTGAGACTTATTAAGATGACAGTCGAAAATGCTCACAAAAGAGGCATAGAGGTTGGAGTGTGCGGAGAGATTGCATCAAACCAGGAATTTGTTCCTGTTTTGATAGGACTTGGTGTTGATGAGCTAAGCGTAAATCCTTCTAAGATATTAAATGTAAAGAAGAAAATTTTACAAACAAGGTATGAAGGAGAAAACCTTGGTGTAAAAGAGCTTTTAAATTGGCAGTAA
- a CDS encoding ABC transporter ATP-binding protein has translation MRYILSVKDLYMDYGQGNVLNGISFDVEPGQIVGYIGPNGAGKSTTIKIFLGIITNYTGKVEIFGEDIRNKYLYKKRIGYVPEIIELYESLTAMEYLNFVGQLYGLSERQITKRAMKLIEMFDLQEAINSRLSTYSKGMRQKLAIVASLIHNPDLLFFDEPLTGLDANSATVFKELMKELKNEGKTIFYSSHIMEVVERVSDRIILLNQGTIVADGPFEELAQKLKQKNLEELFNQLTGFTNHQDIAKEIISIIKGERDE, from the coding sequence TTGAGATATATATTGTCGGTAAAAGACCTCTACATGGACTATGGGCAGGGTAATGTCCTCAATGGTATTAGCTTTGATGTAGAACCTGGCCAGATTGTGGGCTATATTGGGCCAAATGGTGCGGGCAAAAGCACTACAATAAAAATCTTCTTAGGGATTATTACAAATTACACGGGCAAGGTTGAGATTTTTGGAGAGGACATTAGAAACAAGTATCTTTATAAAAAGAGGATTGGGTATGTTCCGGAAATCATAGAACTATATGAAAGTCTTACTGCAATGGAATATCTGAATTTTGTCGGTCAACTTTACGGGCTTTCTGAGCGGCAGATAACAAAAAGAGCTATGAAACTCATTGAAATGTTTGATTTGCAAGAAGCAATTAATTCCAGACTTTCTACATATTCTAAGGGTATGAGACAGAAGCTTGCTATTGTTGCAAGCCTTATTCACAATCCTGACTTGTTATTTTTTGATGAACCACTAACAGGCCTTGATGCTAATTCTGCAACGGTCTTCAAAGAACTTATGAAAGAGCTCAAAAATGAAGGCAAAACCATATTTTATTCTTCACATATTATGGAAGTGGTTGAAAGAGTGAGCGATAGAATTATCCTTCTAAATCAAGGGACAATTGTTGCAGATGGTCCTTTTGAAGAACTTGCGCAAAAGCTCAAACAAAAAAATTTAGAAGAGCTTTTCAATCAGTTGACTGGCTTTACAAATCATCAGGATATTGCAAAAGAAATTATAAGCATTATAAAGGGGGAAAGGGATGAGTAA
- a CDS encoding Fur family transcriptional regulator has product MKEQLEKKGIKPSLIRLKIYEYLTKHKTHPTAEEVYSSLSKEIPTLSKTSVYNTLSLFIEKGLAQMITIEENIARFDADTSVHGHFQCKVCGKIYDFLVSKDSIETSLDPSFDVEEIYVYYKGLCPYCKNKNLS; this is encoded by the coding sequence TTGAAAGAGCAGCTCGAGAAAAAAGGAATAAAACCATCTTTAATAAGGCTGAAAATCTATGAGTACTTGACAAAGCACAAAACACACCCCACAGCAGAAGAAGTGTACAGTAGTCTTTCAAAAGAGATTCCAACACTTTCTAAAACATCGGTGTATAACACTTTAAGCCTTTTTATTGAAAAAGGGCTTGCACAGATGATAACAATTGAAGAGAATATAGCAAGGTTTGATGCTGACACATCTGTCCACGGACATTTTCAGTGCAAGGTATGCGGAAAGATTTACGACTTTTTAGTCTCAAAAGACTCAATTGAGACTTCTTTAGACCCAAGCTTTGATGTTGAGGAAATTTACGTCTACTATAAGGGCTTATGCCCTTATTGTAAAAATAAAAATCTATCATAA
- a CDS encoding glycerol-3-phosphate acyltransferase → MIVFIVLLEFFCGSLMFSYWLGMLFKKDITAVGDGNPGAFNLIQAVGFKIGLLGVALDFLKGYFPLVYFVEKGYLPKSYIIAGAIAPILGHAFSPFLRFKGGKAIATTFGVWSATTRFRVSLFYAVVLALLFLIAKKLKHGGPTSTEEDAFMVVLGFTIVGAYLYLNNFSVYLLTLWFLNLIIMIYKNKEKLATFYISLTDRQHEIKK, encoded by the coding sequence ATGATTGTTTTTATCGTGCTATTAGAGTTTTTTTGCGGTTCTCTCATGTTCTCTTACTGGCTTGGAATGCTATTTAAAAAGGATATAACAGCTGTTGGAGATGGAAATCCCGGTGCATTTAATTTGATACAGGCAGTTGGGTTTAAAATTGGGCTCTTAGGTGTTGCCTTAGACTTTTTAAAAGGTTATTTTCCTCTTGTGTACTTTGTTGAGAAAGGCTACCTTCCAAAATCGTATATAATTGCCGGAGCAATTGCACCAATCTTGGGCCATGCATTTTCGCCTTTCCTAAGATTTAAAGGCGGAAAAGCAATTGCAACTACATTTGGAGTGTGGAGTGCTACAACTCGTTTTAGGGTTTCTCTTTTCTATGCGGTAGTACTTGCCCTGCTCTTTTTAATAGCAAAAAAGCTAAAGCATGGTGGTCCTACCTCAACAGAAGAGGATGCTTTTATGGTAGTGCTCGGTTTTACAATTGTGGGAGCATATCTTTATTTGAATAACTTTTCGGTCTATCTTTTGACTTTGTGGTTTTTAAACCTAATTATAATGATATATAAAAACAAGGAAAAACTTGCTACTTTTTATATTTCGCTCACTGATAGACAACATGAGATAAAAAAATAA
- the rbr gene encoding rubrerythrin has translation MKDLKGTQTEKNLWAAFAGESQARNKYTYFASQARKEGYEQIAAIFEETAENEKEHAKLFFKFLNGIGNTQENLKAAAEGEHYEWAEMYKEFARVAREEGFEEIAIAFEFVAKVEEKHEERYRKLLENVENGKVFVKDDVVVWKCRNCGYVHVGKEAPKVCPTCKHPQSFFEIRAENY, from the coding sequence ATGAAGGATTTGAAAGGAACACAGACAGAAAAGAACTTGTGGGCGGCGTTTGCTGGTGAGTCTCAGGCAAGAAACAAGTATACCTATTTTGCATCCCAGGCAAGAAAAGAAGGATATGAGCAAATTGCAGCAATCTTCGAGGAGACTGCTGAAAATGAGAAAGAACACGCGAAGCTGTTTTTCAAGTTCTTAAACGGAATTGGCAACACTCAAGAAAACCTAAAAGCTGCTGCAGAAGGCGAACATTACGAATGGGCTGAGATGTACAAAGAGTTTGCAAGGGTTGCAAGAGAAGAAGGATTTGAAGAGATAGCTATTGCTTTTGAGTTTGTTGCAAAGGTTGAGGAAAAACATGAAGAAAGATACAGAAAACTCCTTGAAAACGTTGAAAACGGCAAGGTATTTGTAAAAGATGATGTTGTTGTTTGGAAATGCAGAAACTGCGGCTATGTGCATGTTGGCAAAGAAGCTCCAAAGGTATGTCCAACCTGCAAACATCCACAGTCGTTCTTTGAGATAAGAGCTGAAAACTATTAA
- a CDS encoding PTS sugar transporter subunit IIA, with protein MDIKTLFSPSRMSFDLQAETKEAVIDELIDLLYKDGKLSDKEKFKKAVIKREEEFSTGIGMGIAIPHGKDSSVLEPCITFGVSKKGVDFDSMDGEPAYIFFLIAVPENADDTHLHVLSFISRKLMHEDVRKKLYNAKSFEDVITAFEEK; from the coding sequence ATGGATATAAAAACTTTGTTTTCACCATCAAGAATGAGTTTTGATCTGCAAGCAGAGACAAAAGAAGCAGTTATTGACGAGCTTATAGATCTTCTCTATAAAGATGGAAAACTATCTGATAAAGAAAAGTTTAAAAAGGCAGTTATAAAACGTGAAGAAGAATTTTCAACAGGTATAGGTATGGGCATTGCAATTCCTCATGGGAAAGATAGTTCAGTTTTAGAGCCTTGTATTACCTTTGGTGTTTCTAAAAAAGGGGTAGATTTTGATTCTATGGATGGAGAGCCTGCATATATATTCTTTCTAATTGCAGTTCCTGAAAATGCGGATGATACACATCTTCATGTATTAAGTTTTATATCACGAAAACTTATGCATGAAGATGTGAGAAAAAAATTATATAATGCTAAGTCTTTTGAAGATGTCATAACTGCTTTTGAAGAAAAATAA
- a CDS encoding PTS fructose transporter subunit IIC — translation MKKIVAVTSCPTGIAHTYMAAEALQMAAKELGVEIKVETRGSVGAENEITPEDLKQAHAVILACDTKIDEDRFQGLPIVRASVKDAIKDPKRLITKAMNMEKKDYVDKVFEAKKEAKEKATGVYKHLMTGVSYMIPFVVAGGILIAISFAFGIKAFEQKGTLAAALMDIGGGSAFYLMVPILAGFIAFSIADRPGLVPGMIGGLLANKLGAGFLGGIVAGFAAGYLVAWLKKTIKLPKTMEGLMPVLILPVLSTLIIGLGMIYVVGEPVAALNKAMTEWLKSMSSGSAVLLGIILGLMMAFDMGGPVNKAAYTFAVSTLAAGQPSTIMAAVMAAGMTPPLGLALATLIAKDKFTTEEREAGKAAFFLGISFITEGAIPFAAADPLRVIPSIMIGSAVTSALSILFKCTLAVPHGGIFVLPIPNAVGNLLLYAVAIAIGTVVTALIVSVLKPKKV, via the coding sequence ATGAAAAAAATTGTGGCTGTCACATCTTGCCCCACTGGAATTGCCCACACGTACATGGCGGCAGAGGCACTTCAGATGGCGGCAAAAGAGCTTGGGGTTGAAATCAAGGTCGAAACAAGAGGGTCTGTCGGTGCAGAAAATGAGATAACTCCAGAGGATTTGAAACAAGCACATGCGGTAATTTTAGCCTGTGACACCAAGATTGACGAAGATAGGTTCCAAGGATTGCCAATTGTACGAGCAAGTGTGAAAGATGCTATCAAAGATCCCAAAAGGCTTATCACAAAGGCTATGAACATGGAGAAGAAGGACTATGTTGATAAGGTCTTTGAGGCCAAGAAAGAAGCAAAAGAAAAAGCAACTGGTGTTTATAAGCATTTGATGACAGGTGTTTCTTATATGATTCCATTTGTTGTTGCAGGTGGTATTTTAATTGCAATATCCTTTGCGTTTGGTATCAAAGCTTTTGAACAAAAAGGAACACTTGCAGCAGCGCTCATGGACATAGGCGGTGGCAGTGCATTTTATCTCATGGTTCCAATACTGGCTGGCTTTATTGCATTTTCGATTGCAGACAGGCCTGGGCTTGTACCAGGAATGATAGGTGGGCTTTTAGCAAATAAACTTGGAGCAGGTTTTTTGGGCGGCATTGTTGCAGGGTTTGCAGCCGGGTATTTAGTTGCATGGCTTAAGAAAACCATAAAGCTACCAAAGACAATGGAAGGTTTGATGCCGGTATTGATACTCCCTGTTTTGTCAACATTGATTATTGGTTTGGGTATGATATATGTTGTAGGCGAACCTGTTGCAGCTTTAAATAAGGCAATGACTGAATGGCTCAAGAGCATGAGCAGTGGCAGCGCTGTGTTACTTGGAATAATTTTGGGTTTGATGATGGCGTTTGATATGGGTGGACCTGTCAACAAAGCTGCATATACATTTGCTGTATCAACTTTGGCGGCAGGTCAGCCTTCAACAATAATGGCTGCAGTGATGGCAGCAGGTATGACACCACCACTTGGTTTGGCACTTGCAACCTTGATAGCAAAGGATAAATTTACAACAGAAGAAAGAGAAGCAGGAAAGGCAGCATTCTTCCTTGGGATTTCATTTATAACTGAAGGTGCTATTCCATTTGCTGCAGCAGACCCGCTGAGGGTTATTCCATCTATTATGATTGGATCAGCAGTAACTTCGGCCCTGAGCATTTTGTTCAAATGTACTTTAGCAGTTCCACATGGCGGGATATTTGTACTGCCGATACCAAACGCTGTAGGAAATTTGCTCTTGTATGCGGTGGCTATTGCAATAGGAACAGTTGTAACAGCACTTATAGTTTCAGTTTTAAAGCCAAAGAAGGTTTGA
- a CDS encoding glycoside hydrolase family 13 protein: MDLHKKWWKEAVVYQIYPRSFYDSNGDGIGDLPGIIEKLDYLQELGVDVIWLNPIYKSPNADNGYDISDYYDIMDEFGTMEDFDRLLNEAHKRGIKIVMDLVVNHTSDEHKWFLESRKSKDSPYRNFYFWRPGKNGGPPNNWTSFFGGSAWEYDPQTGEYYLHLFATKQPDLNWDNPQVRQEVYKMMKWWLDKGIDGFRMDVINLISKVEGLPDDREGEKKGGLVGFKYYANGPRVHEYLQEMNRLVLSKYDIMTVGETPFVTPEIAKLYVEYDRNELNMLFHFEHMDMDCEGSKWNVNPWKLTDLKKIMYKWYLALKDKGWNSLYLNNHDQPRMVSRFGNDKEYRVESAKLLATLLHTWQGTPYIYQGEEIGMTNCKFESIDEFRDIETLNFYREMKEKGMSDDSILEILNKRSRDHARTPMQWDDSNNAGFTTGKPWIKVNPNYKEINVKKALADKDSIFYYYKKLIQLRKTHPAVVYGDVQMLYENDEKIFAYTRSYGNEKLLVVMNFSEEEVEFCAPKEIFSNQPELLISNYEVEDDIQQKIVLKPYESRVYKI, translated from the coding sequence ATTGACTTGCACAAAAAGTGGTGGAAGGAAGCTGTTGTATATCAAATCTATCCTCGAAGCTTTTATGACTCAAACGGTGATGGAATTGGAGATTTGCCAGGAATAATAGAAAAACTTGATTATCTACAAGAACTTGGAGTGGATGTCATTTGGCTAAATCCTATTTACAAATCTCCAAATGCAGACAACGGCTATGACATCAGCGATTACTATGACATCATGGATGAGTTTGGTACAATGGAAGACTTTGATAGACTCTTGAATGAAGCCCACAAAAGAGGAATTAAAATTGTAATGGACCTTGTTGTGAACCACACATCTGACGAACATAAATGGTTTTTGGAGTCAAGAAAATCAAAAGATAGTCCTTACAGAAACTTTTATTTCTGGCGACCTGGGAAAAACGGCGGACCTCCCAATAACTGGACATCCTTTTTTGGTGGTTCTGCCTGGGAGTATGACCCACAGACTGGAGAGTACTATCTACATCTTTTTGCAACAAAGCAGCCCGACCTCAACTGGGACAATCCTCAGGTCCGTCAGGAAGTTTATAAAATGATGAAGTGGTGGCTTGACAAGGGTATAGACGGTTTTAGAATGGATGTGATAAACCTTATCTCCAAGGTGGAAGGACTACCAGACGATAGAGAAGGCGAAAAAAAAGGAGGACTTGTTGGTTTCAAATACTATGCAAACGGTCCGCGCGTTCATGAATATCTGCAGGAGATGAATAGACTAGTCTTGAGCAAATACGACATTATGACAGTAGGTGAAACTCCATTTGTAACTCCTGAGATTGCAAAGCTGTATGTGGAGTATGACAGAAATGAGCTTAATATGCTCTTTCATTTTGAACATATGGACATGGACTGTGAAGGTAGCAAATGGAATGTAAATCCCTGGAAATTAACTGATTTGAAAAAAATAATGTACAAGTGGTATTTGGCATTGAAAGACAAAGGCTGGAATTCGCTTTACCTTAACAATCACGACCAGCCAAGGATGGTCTCACGTTTCGGCAATGATAAAGAATACAGGGTTGAGTCTGCTAAGCTTTTGGCAACTTTGCTTCATACATGGCAGGGAACTCCTTACATCTATCAAGGCGAAGAGATTGGCATGACAAACTGCAAGTTTGAAAGTATTGATGAATTCAGAGACATTGAAACACTTAACTTTTACCGTGAAATGAAGGAAAAAGGTATGTCAGATGATAGCATTTTAGAAATCCTGAACAAAAGAAGCAGAGACCATGCAAGAACTCCAATGCAATGGGACGACTCAAATAACGCAGGGTTTACAACAGGAAAGCCGTGGATAAAGGTAAATCCAAATTACAAAGAAATAAATGTGAAGAAGGCTCTTGCTGACAAAGATTCTATCTTTTACTACTACAAAAAACTTATCCAGCTGCGAAAAACACATCCGGCAGTTGTATATGGTGATGTTCAGATGCTTTATGAAAATGATGAAAAAATCTTTGCATACACAAGAAGCTATGGAAATGAAAAACTTCTTGTTGTTATGAACTTTTCAGAAGAAGAAGTGGAATTTTGCGCACCAAAAGAAATATTCTCCAATCAACCTGAGCTTTTAATCAGCAATTATGAGGTTGAAGATGATATTCAACAAAAAATTGTTTTAAAACCATATGAGTCGAGGGTATATAAAATATAA
- a CDS encoding CPBP family intramembrane glutamic endopeptidase codes for MKKSGIVSMGISMALVAPFFEEFIFRGLIFGVMQKNRLNIFVAIVVQALLFGLIHLNLYQGIFAFFIGIFLALALYWTGSIWSSIVMHFTVNSLAVIVILFSDSVNLNEEVSPKALILPFIIGVVLMCIAIKHFLSIKIRASK; via the coding sequence ATGAAAAAGAGCGGAATAGTTTCAATGGGCATATCAATGGCATTAGTAGCTCCATTTTTTGAAGAATTCATATTCAGAGGATTGATTTTTGGGGTAATGCAAAAAAACAGATTAAATATTTTTGTAGCGATTGTTGTTCAAGCATTGCTGTTTGGTTTAATTCATTTAAATTTATATCAGGGTATATTTGCATTTTTCATTGGAATTTTTTTAGCACTTGCGTTATATTGGACAGGTTCAATTTGGAGCTCAATTGTGATGCATTTTACAGTTAATTCTCTTGCTGTTATTGTAATTTTGTTTTCTGATTCGGTCAATTTAAATGAAGAGGTTTCCCCAAAGGCCCTCATTTTACCTTTTATAATTGGAGTTGTTTTGATGTGCATAGCAATTAAACATTTTCTTTCTATTAAAATCAGGGCCTCAAAGTAA